From the Lathyrus oleraceus cultivar Zhongwan6 chromosome 3, CAAS_Psat_ZW6_1.0, whole genome shotgun sequence genome, the window ttttcttaagagaaagcaaaataaatgaattttaagaatttaacaaaatgcctttcattcattgataatgattatttgaaaatgaaaatgggccctacaacatgatccattagccttaggcagagctaaggatttgaaaggaaaaatacaacaattattactttgacaaaggaaaaatttcggggatctcaaccgccttccagttgttcaaagctgtctcacaccggtaaaccaaacatggctcaTCTTCATTCGCAGTGCTATCTTCAATTGCATTGACTTGATCTCCATGGATGAATCTTGTGCTGAGGAATACTTCCTGGATGCTTTGGGTGTTGTCCTTTGTAGGGACTCGGGCTCCTTTCGCAGCGGAAGGCACATATCCCAGACCAAAGCGATCATGCTTCTCACGAATATCAATAAGTTGACCCCAACCTTAAGGGTTTCCTCCTTCAATACTAGACTTTGCGCTTTTCAGAGACGCGAAAGATGAACAAGCTTTCCCAACAGGGTCCTTCATTTCCACAAAAGTGGCAttggctatttcaagagcttggaaagaagtctccaaagcgtcctcatcagcctcaatataCCTGAAGGATGAAAGGTGACTAACCACAAAGTCCTCCTCCCCAAAAATGATGATTAGTTGATTGTCCACTATAAACTTCATTTTCTGATGTAAGGTGGAGGTGACTGCccctgcagcatgaatccacggacgtcccaacaagcagctatatgctggattaatatccatgacttggaaattaattgggaatacatgagggccaatcaatatgggcaattcaacctctccaatcactgttctcctggaaccatcaaaagctttcactaccaagGCACTAGGCTTCATAGCTGGTCCTTGATAAGATAATTTGGTGAGTGTTCTCTTTGGCATAACATTCAGAGAAGatccagtatcaaccaacacTCTTGCCATAGCATCATCTTTGCATTTTACCGAGATATGGAGGGCACGATTATGATTTTGTCCATCCTCAGGTAATTCATCTCCACTGAAGCTCAAAGTATTGCAAGCTGTGATATTTGCCACAACTCCACCAAACTGGTCAACTGTTATGCTTTGCGTTACATGAGCTTGAGCAAGCACCTTCAACAAAGCTTCCCTATGGGCTTGGGAGTTCAATAACAGAGATAGAATAGAGATTTTAGATGGTGTCTGATGCAACTGGTCCACAACCTTATAgtcacttctcttgattaactTCAAGAATTCCACAGCATCTTCGGATTGGACCTCTTCGGGTTCTTTAGCAGGAATTACAATTGTTGATTCCTTGGCCGGCCCTTGAGGAGTCACGTTGAATTCAGGCGTATATattcgaccactacgggtcattctGCTCATTCCTGCAATATTGATGACGTCTTCACTTACAACTTTTGTCACTTCAGCATCCGAACTTCCATCAACTATCTTGTCTACAACGGTAATCTCATATTTCCAAGGTACAGCCTTGGTGCTCTCGTATGGAAAAGGCGTGGGCATACATATCTCGACAGACGACGGCGTACTGTTCACCGGGACCACTCCACCACTATAATATGGGATTTCAACTGGTTCAGGTAAATTGAAACAAGGTTCAATCACCAACACATCCTCGTTCTTCACAACACTGGATATTTGAAGCACTCCTTCATCCATCAAGTTTTGGATATTGTCTCGTACCACCTGACATCCTCTTGGGTGTGTGGCACACTCTTCACAGTTGTCATGATCAACATTAACCAGGCCAGCTTCCACCAATCGGGCATGGAATGCTGCCAAAGGAGTCTTAACATCCTCCACCTTATCAACCGTAACACCAACAGAAGCGTCTTCAATGGCGTTGACTCCAGGATTTTCATGGGGAGGAAGGGGATTGTTCTTCACATTCGGTCCCATGTCCTTAAAAGACAAGATCTTGCTCTCAATCAATTCACGTACCCTATGCTTCAGAGCGTAGCAACCCTCTAAGTCATGCTCGGCGGCACCTTCATGAAAAGGACAGTGTGCATTAGGGTTGTACCATGGAGGAAGACGATCAGGTGGAGGTCCCATGGGTCTGGGAACCACCAAACCCTTTTgcaacaaggagggataaagctcagTGTACGACATTGGGATTGGATTGAAGGTCGCCCTCTCCCCTTGCCTTCTGTTTTGGTTTTGAGCATTTTGCCTCGGCGCTTGAGCTCTCGGTTGTTGATAAACAGGAGCTGCTGGTGCTTGTTGATAAGCTGGAGGAGCCGCAGCATGTTGTTGAACTGGAGTTGGTCGATAGACTGGAGGCGCTTGATAAGCCTGAGCAGGCTGTTGATTGAACGCAGGCGTCACAGCAGCTACGTATGGTTGCGGAGCATACTGGACGGGATACATGGGTTGTTGATAGGGAATTGGTTGTTGAACATACTACTGAGGTGGATATTGTTATGGTCTCCTTCTTGGAGGAGCTCTTCCTTGACCATCAGTCACAACATTcgtttccccttccttctttctaggAAACACTCCAGAGAACTTCTTTGGATTAACATTTGAAGTTCCAGCTACAACCGCCAGTTTTCCATTTCTTACACCATATTCGACGCGAGCTCCTATAGCAACAAGCTCGGAGAATCCCAAAGAAGcacttccaaccatcttctcGTAGAATTGGGGTTGGACAGTGTCGATGAACAGTTCAGCCAATTCCTTCTCAGCTAGAGGTGGCTCAACTTGAgaagccaactccctccatctttgagcatattctttgaaggACTCCTTGTCATGTTGGAACATGCTCTGCAACTGTcttctgtcaggcgccatgtccatattgtatTTGTAGTGTTTTATGAACGCGTCTGACAGGTCTTGGAAACACCTGATCCTATTCTGATCCAGGCTCAAATACCACTTGGAAGGAGCCCCACTCAAGCTGTCTTGAAAACAGTGGATCATTAGCTTGTCGTCCTCCATGTGTGCAGCCATTTTGCGgtaatacatgatgagatggATTTTTGGACAAGTATGCCCCTTGTATTTGTCGAAGTCCGGAGTTTTGAATTTTGCTGGAATCACCAACCCGAATACAAGGCACATTTCTTTGGCAGCAGATCCAAAGACGTGGTCTCCTTCTAGATCTCGGAATTTCTTCTCAAGGAGCTGCATGTTCTCTTTTACCTCCCTGAAGTCCTCAAACCTTACTTCGTCACCAGCAACAGTTGAGTCAACAGTCTGATACATGTggttttgatcttcataatgAGGAACATACCTAGCATAGGCGGCTGGTGGAACCACAGTATGGATGACTGGACGTGCGTCGGTGTAAACCGGTAATGGCACGGCTTGTTGGACAGATTGCCCCATGTCGTGCACCACCTCCGCTCGGGGGACGAAGTCATAGGGTAGCCCATATGGAGGAAGGGTTGAGGGTAACGTCCTCTGAGGTGGGACTTCCACTGCTGGGCCCATGGTCTCTGAAATCACGGTCGCTTGTGGAATCTCGAACCTGAAGGTTAAAGCTTGCAACATTTCTCGCATCTGGGACATG encodes:
- the LOC127131003 gene encoding uncharacterized protein LOC127131003, which gives rise to MYPVQYAPQPYVAAVTPAFNQQPAQAYQAPPVYRPTPVQQHAAAPPAYQQAPAAPVYQQPRAQAPRQNAQNQNRRQGERATFNPIPMSYTELYPSLLQKGLVVPRPMGPPPDRLPPWYNPNAHCPFHEGAAEHDLEGCYALKHRVRELIESKILSFKDMGPNVKNNPLPPHENPGVNAIEDASVGVTVDKVEDVKTPLAAFHARLVEAGLVNVDHDNCEECATHPRGCQVVRDNIQNLMDEGVLQISSVVKNEDVLVIEPCFNLPEPVEIPYYSGGVVPVNSTPSSVEICMPTPFPYESTKAVPWKYEITVVDKIVDGSSDAEVTKVVSEDVINIAGMSRMTRSGRIYTPEFNVTPQGPAKESTIVIPAKEPEEVQSEDAVEFLKLIKRSDYKVVDQLHQTPSKISILSLLLNSQAHREALLKVLAQAHVTQSITVDQFGGVVANITACNTLSFSGDELPEDGQNHNRALHISVKCKDDAMARVLVDTGSSLNVMPKRTLTKLSYQGPAMKPSALGQSPPPYIRK